In Helicobacter pylori, a single genomic region encodes these proteins:
- a CDS encoding GTPase, protein MILRAQTNFVEFLEQVLEVLKEVEIDKTECSTLLASVQKQQLVIPVVGNFSAGKSTLLNRFLGSSVLPTGITPETSLATELHYSANERIEAFSNNDEKTESFELNEQSFEAIKDNATKYSYLKVYLNNEALKDSAPLVFVDMPGFDSPISSHTHAILEYLERGVHFVILTSVEEGNLTKRMVRELKNLLEFDKGLSFILSKTNLRTPSQVGEISHYIQEQIQDHLDLTTRLIHSNKDNNALLEVADKIDAEKLFSALYLKRLKFLNSQLQNSLKSVIKSFDYSKEKALEEIQALDLSVKDIEKTYEKLRANLEEEYSSVAVGSVVKKVVEEVREQKSYLASLINKPNEFNSEIESIMQQSLIKNAKLEIEKINLSFSKDFCAEFESLNNTQLSSGFSVNLEHSLELGINALSLFLSKNPVTRPFALILQGLKPLLKDLLTLLPNIIASFFRNEEKERAKLENWIEVKVIPEVQYKLKKVLPGLFNECLENSLKGLKDRCELEITHKKQEIALAQKEKEKHLNDLEAQKQILENKINALSDLEQQYLKD, encoded by the coding sequence ATGATTTTACGCGCACAAACGAATTTCGTGGAGTTTTTAGAACAGGTTTTAGAAGTTTTAAAAGAAGTGGAGATCGATAAAACAGAATGCTCTACTCTTTTAGCAAGCGTTCAAAAACAACAGCTTGTGATACCCGTTGTGGGGAATTTTAGCGCAGGCAAAAGCACGCTATTAAACCGCTTTTTAGGCAGTAGCGTTTTACCTACCGGTATCACGCCAGAGACTTCTTTAGCCACTGAGTTGCACTATAGCGCTAACGAACGCATAGAGGCTTTTTCAAACAATGATGAAAAAACAGAGAGTTTTGAACTGAATGAGCAAAGTTTTGAGGCGATTAAAGACAATGCCACGAAGTATTCCTACCTTAAGGTTTATTTGAATAATGAAGCGCTAAAAGATAGCGCGCCTTTGGTGTTTGTGGATATGCCAGGCTTTGATAGCCCCATTTCAAGCCACACCCATGCCATTTTGGAATATTTAGAAAGGGGCGTGCATTTTGTCATTCTCACAAGCGTAGAAGAGGGCAACCTCACCAAACGCATGGTTAGGGAATTAAAAAACCTTTTAGAGTTTGACAAAGGCCTTAGCTTTATTTTGAGTAAAACGAATTTGAGAACGCCTTCGCAAGTGGGAGAAATCTCTCACTACATTCAAGAGCAAATCCAGGATCACCTTGATTTGACAACGCGCCTCATCCATTCCAATAAAGACAATAACGCTCTTTTAGAGGTGGCGGATAAAATAGACGCTGAAAAGCTTTTTAGCGCTTTGTATTTGAAACGATTGAAGTTTTTAAATTCCCAGTTACAAAACAGCCTAAAAAGCGTGATTAAAAGCTTTGATTATTCTAAAGAAAAGGCTTTAGAAGAAATACAAGCGTTGGATTTGAGCGTTAAAGACATTGAAAAAACCTATGAAAAATTAAGGGCTAATTTAGAAGAAGAATATTCTAGCGTGGCTGTGGGATCGGTGGTTAAAAAAGTAGTAGAAGAGGTCAGGGAGCAAAAATCCTATTTAGCCTCTTTAATCAACAAGCCTAACGAGTTCAATAGCGAAATAGAAAGCATCATGCAACAAAGCTTGATCAAAAACGCTAAATTAGAGATTGAAAAGATCAACCTTTCTTTTTCAAAAGATTTTTGCGCAGAATTTGAAAGCTTGAACAACACGCAGCTTTCTAGCGGTTTTTCTGTAAATTTAGAGCATAGCCTTGAATTAGGGATCAACGCCTTAAGCCTGTTTCTATCCAAAAACCCGGTTACAAGACCTTTCGCGCTGATCTTGCAAGGGTTAAAACCTCTTTTAAAAGATTTATTGACTTTGTTGCCTAATATCATCGCTTCATTCTTTAGAAATGAGGAAAAAGAGCGGGCGAAATTAGAAAATTGGATTGAAGTCAAAGTGATACCAGAGGTTCAATACAAGCTTAAAAAAGTTTTACCGGGCTTGTTTAATGAATGCTTGGAAAATTCCCTAAAAGGTTTAAAAGATCGGTGCGAACTAGAAATCACACATAAAAAACAAGAAATCGCGCTCGCTCAAAAGGAAAAAGAAAAACACCTAAACGATCTAGAAGCTCAAAAACAAATCTTAGAAAACAAGATCAACGCTTTAAGCGATCTAGAACAACAATATTTAAAGGATTAA
- a CDS encoding DUF3240 domain-containing protein — protein MLALEIYIDICLKDALIDYLFEKGFDDFFYVECYKYAASSLLLSQKEQVSGRKDYAKFKLFLSDEIALSLAKALKNQFASKEMKLFYSKTHGL, from the coding sequence ATGCTCGCTTTAGAAATTTATATTGATATTTGCTTGAAAGACGCTTTAATAGATTATTTGTTTGAAAAAGGCTTTGATGATTTTTTTTATGTGGAATGCTATAAATACGCCGCTTCTTCGCTGCTTTTAAGCCAAAAAGAGCAGGTGAGCGGGCGCAAGGATTACGCTAAATTCAAGCTTTTTTTAAGCGATGAGATCGCTTTATCTCTAGCAAAAGCCTTAAAAAATCAGTTCGCTTCCAAAGAAATGAAATTGTTTTATTCCAAAACGCATGGGTTGTAA
- a CDS encoding ATPase: MSVNFIKGIFNDNSAAENHYNTEGLKERYDLIARILNAKMENKGLEEYQSVLDNEFLKFASGVDSLKEKEIALLMLQEIQKELQLVASYPNLFQKTIVAVGGGFSAGKSTFLNNLLGLKLKLPEHMNPTTAIPTYCLKGKREVLMGFSQNGGMVELPHLKFDHQFLKSLGFNLKEIMPFMLLSAPSAPFEFLCFIDTPGYNPGNQGYTGGDKEASKESLKHAKHILWLVSCERGDLHKDDLEFLQELYEEEGKQVFIVLSRADRRTKSQLEEEVAKQIKETLKDNGIEFLGIGAYSTTRYQEIKEFSEKSPVFDSLEKFLKKLNKRSEKQNEILGYLYEALLMYEKAIEQDANQFKRYQKALHSVKLDLMQEGFDDFNDATFNKIHSLKKEFSEQEKTKRENLVQLNQVISLFKESIDKVFDRVSAFTFEKYKEQNDDEEDDEENYREFEEIKKMALYFRDRNLFYLDLLELSEEELSEEEIQEIRDGLDKYNELLQLDYSLKNLQRIREFKEEDDNDYQECLNDEELQNDLREWRDLKNTPEETNRREFEEIKKMALYFRDRSLFYLDLLELSEEEIQKERDSMDYDNKLLQLDYSLKNLSILKGYKETNEKIYQECLNDEELQNDLREWRDLKNTPEEENYREFEEIKKMALYFRDYWMFCLDWYELSQEEIQEYREKVDYNDSFFQLDYSLKNLIELKRFKERDEKNYQESLNDEKLQNNLREWRRTKRR, translated from the coding sequence ATGAGCGTTAATTTTATTAAGGGCATTTTTAATGACAATAGCGCAGCTGAAAACCACTACAATACAGAGGGGTTAAAAGAACGCTACGATCTAATCGCTCGTATTTTAAACGCTAAAATGGAAAATAAAGGGCTAGAAGAATACCAGAGCGTTTTAGACAACGAGTTTTTAAAGTTCGCTAGCGGCGTGGATTCGCTCAAAGAAAAGGAAATAGCGTTACTGATGCTCCAAGAAATCCAAAAAGAATTGCAATTAGTGGCGAGCTACCCTAATTTGTTCCAAAAAACCATCGTTGCGGTGGGGGGAGGGTTTAGCGCGGGCAAATCCACTTTTTTAAACAACTTGTTGGGTTTGAAATTAAAACTCCCTGAACACATGAATCCCACTACAGCTATCCCCACTTATTGCTTAAAGGGTAAAAGAGAAGTTTTAATGGGGTTTTCTCAAAATGGAGGCATGGTGGAATTACCCCACCTTAAGTTTGACCATCAGTTTTTAAAATCCCTTGGCTTTAATTTGAAAGAAATCATGCCCTTCATGCTCTTAAGCGCTCCTAGCGCGCCTTTTGAATTTTTGTGCTTCATAGACACGCCTGGCTATAACCCCGGTAATCAAGGCTATACGGGTGGGGATAAAGAAGCCTCTAAAGAATCCCTAAAGCACGCCAAACACATTCTATGGCTTGTTAGTTGCGAGCGTGGGGATCTTCATAAAGATGATTTAGAGTTTTTGCAAGAATTATACGAAGAAGAAGGCAAGCAGGTTTTTATCGTATTGAGTAGGGCTGATAGGCGCACCAAAAGCCAATTAGAAGAAGAAGTCGCTAAACAAATTAAAGAGACTTTAAAAGATAATGGCATTGAGTTTTTAGGGATTGGCGCTTATAGCACTACAAGGTATCAAGAAATTAAAGAGTTCAGCGAAAAAAGCCCCGTTTTTGACTCGCTTGAGAAATTTTTAAAAAAGTTAAATAAAAGGAGCGAGAAACAAAACGAAATTTTAGGATATTTATACGAGGCACTTTTGATGTATGAAAAGGCTATTGAGCAAGACGCTAACCAATTCAAACGCTACCAAAAGGCTTTGCATTCTGTCAAACTGGATTTGATGCAAGAAGGCTTTGACGATTTCAACGATGCTACCTTTAATAAAATTCATTCGCTCAAAAAAGAATTTTCCGAGCAAGAGAAAACCAAAAGAGAGAATTTAGTGCAACTCAACCAAGTGATCAGCTTGTTTAAGGAAAGTATTGATAAGGTTTTTGATCGCGTGAGCGCTTTCACTTTTGAAAAATACAAAGAACAAAACGATGACGAAGAGGACGACGAAGAAAACTACAGAGAATTTGAAGAAATCAAAAAAATGGCGCTGTATTTTAGGGATCGCAATTTGTTTTACTTGGATTTGCTTGAATTGAGTGAAGAAGAATTGAGTGAAGAAGAGATTCAAGAAATTAGAGATGGTTTAGATAAATACAATGAGTTACTCCAACTAGATTATTCTTTAAAAAACCTACAAAGGATTAGAGAATTTAAAGAAGAAGATGACAACGACTATCAAGAGTGCTTAAACGATGAGGAGCTTCAAAACGATTTGCGAGAGTGGAGGGATTTAAAAAACACACCGGAAGAAACAAACCGCCGAGAATTTGAAGAAATCAAAAAAATGGCACTGTATTTTAGGGATCGCAGTTTGTTTTATTTGGATTTGCTTGAATTGAGTGAAGAAGAGATCCAAAAAGAAAGAGATAGCATGGATTATGATAATAAACTGCTCCAATTAGACTATTCTTTAAAAAATTTATCGATACTTAAAGGATACAAAGAAACAAATGAGAAAATTTATCAAGAGTGCTTAAACGATGAGGAGCTTCAAAACGATTTGCGAGAGTGGAGAGATTTAAAAAACACACCGGAAGAAGAAAATTACAGAGAATTTGAAGAAATCAAAAAAATGGCGCTGTATTTTAGGGATTATTGGATGTTTTGCTTGGATTGGTATGAATTGAGCCAAGAAGAAATCCAAGAATATAGAGAGAAAGTGGATTATAATGACAGCTTTTTCCAATTAGACTATTCTTTAAAAAACCTAATAGAGCTTAAAAGATTTAAAGAAAGAGATGAAAAAAATTATCAAGAGTCTTTAAACGATGAGAAGCTTCAAAATAATTTGCGGGAGTGGAGGAGAACAAAACGGCGGTGA
- a CDS encoding RluA family pseudouridine synthase, protein MEKAYKILSVQENVSHKKAKALIDLGLVSIGGKKLSIARKELPQNTLFSVQKVEKPGVIFEDENILALFKPPFIESYDLISFFKGWVLLHRLDKETSGVILLVKENSEFHLKAKKAFKNRAVKKEYLALVQGIVEEEREINAPILTIKTTKAFSKISKKGQEAVTIITPLRIINKKTLLKVGIKTGRTHQIRVHLKHINHPIIGDTLYNNEPGSAKRLMLHAHKIVLLGYEFEAIPPKEFEI, encoded by the coding sequence ATGGAAAAAGCTTATAAAATATTGAGTGTTCAAGAAAACGTTTCGCATAAAAAAGCTAAAGCTTTGATTGATTTGGGGTTAGTGAGTATAGGGGGGAAGAAATTGAGCATCGCCAGAAAGGAATTACCCCAAAACACGCTTTTTAGCGTCCAAAAGGTTGAAAAACCCGGCGTGATTTTTGAAGATGAAAACATTCTAGCCCTTTTTAAACCCCCCTTTATAGAGAGCTATGATTTAATCTCTTTTTTCAAAGGTTGGGTTTTGTTGCACCGCTTGGATAAAGAAACAAGCGGGGTGATTTTATTGGTGAAAGAAAATTCAGAATTCCACTTAAAAGCTAAAAAGGCTTTTAAAAATAGGGCGGTTAAAAAGGAGTATTTAGCTCTCGTTCAAGGGATTGTAGAAGAAGAGCGAGAAATCAACGCCCCCATTCTTACCATTAAAACCACTAAAGCTTTCAGTAAAATCTCTAAAAAAGGGCAAGAAGCGGTTACAATCATCACGCCCTTAAGAATCATCAACAAAAAAACCCTTTTAAAAGTGGGGATCAAAACCGGAAGAACCCACCAAATCAGAGTCCATTTAAAGCATATCAACCACCCCATTATAGGCGATACGCTTTATAATAATGAGCCAGGTTCAGCCAAACGCTTGATGCTCCATGCGCATAAAATCGTGCTACTAGGGTATGAATTTGAAGCGATCCCCCCTAAAGAATTTGAAATTTAA
- a CDS encoding Nif3-like dinuclear metal center hexameric protein produces MALVKEVLGVLNRLSPFELQELWDNSGLNVGSENSEFSQIIACLEITLQIALNAPQNALIITHHPLIFKPLKTLNDESYPGNILKILIQKNISVISMHTNFDKTHLNKHFAHVLLGFDGLMEKGLMLVKENANIEFDALVKKIKSSLGVGQLACVKSSPIIKDLAFVCGSGASMFSSLKAQSCLITGDVKYHDAMIAQSLGISLIDATHYYSERGFALIVAEILHSFNYLVTIENFKNPLQII; encoded by the coding sequence ATGGCGTTAGTTAAGGAAGTGTTGGGAGTTTTGAATCGCCTTTCGCCTTTTGAACTCCAAGAATTGTGGGATAATAGCGGGTTGAATGTGGGGAGTGAAAATAGCGAGTTTAGCCAGATTATCGCATGCTTAGAAATCACGCTTCAAATCGCTCTAAATGCCCCACAAAACGCCTTAATCATCACGCACCACCCTTTAATTTTCAAGCCCTTAAAAACGCTTAATGATGAGTCTTATCCGGGAAATATTTTAAAAATCCTAATCCAAAAAAACATTTCAGTCATCAGCATGCACACGAATTTTGACAAAACGCATTTAAACAAGCATTTCGCGCATGTGCTTTTAGGGTTTGATGGCTTGATGGAAAAAGGCCTTATGTTAGTGAAAGAAAACGCTAATATAGAATTTGATGCGTTGGTGAAAAAAATCAAATCTTCTTTAGGGGTGGGACAATTAGCATGCGTCAAAAGTTCTCCAATCATTAAAGATTTAGCGTTTGTGTGCGGATCGGGAGCGTCCATGTTCTCTTCTTTAAAAGCACAAAGCTGTTTAATTACAGGCGATGTGAAATACCATGACGCTATGATCGCTCAATCTTTAGGGATAAGTTTGATTGACGCCACGCATTATTATAGCGAAAGGGGTTTTGCACTGATTGTGGCTGAAATTTTGCATTCTTTTAATTATTTGGTTACAATAGAGAATTTTAAAAACCCCTTGCAAATCATTTAA
- a CDS encoding 3-deoxy-D-manno-octulosonic acid transferase — translation MFKFFYLLLLTLGHLFCAPFIFFWSFKEKYRHSLKARFFLKDNLLKSEPIFWFHACSYGEVKSLEPIIQALKEPILISVTTNTGFELAAQTYQHSQHIEVRYLPFETLLFAWEKNLKRLKTLVVTEAELWFNVFDTAQKLGAKTMLINARISVRSYPKYQRFSFFYALLFKRIDLILAQSKEDQKRLLNLGAKKVVDFLNIKRFSKPVITSFYPKNPSALNIVLASTHEGEEELGLKAFLEFKKTHKNARLFIVPRHPERFKSVQNLLQDILKTTPFSWECFSSKGFVECDILLVDSLGELNNFYAIADIVILGGSFVKMGGHNPLEPAFFNTRLITGEHLFNQVALFELVKPYKIVPKEDLLGALLDYKNLGVARFLENGHDLNELLAFIKH, via the coding sequence TTGTTTAAGTTTTTCTACCTTTTATTGTTAACTTTGGGGCATCTTTTTTGTGCACCTTTCATCTTTTTTTGGAGCTTTAAGGAAAAATACCGCCATTCTTTAAAGGCTCGTTTTTTTCTCAAAGACAATCTTTTAAAAAGCGAGCCGATTTTTTGGTTCCATGCATGCTCTTATGGGGAGGTCAAATCCTTAGAGCCAATCATTCAGGCTTTAAAAGAGCCGATTTTAATTAGCGTTACCACTAATACCGGCTTTGAATTAGCCGCTCAAACTTATCAGCATTCTCAACATATAGAAGTGCGTTACCTGCCTTTTGAAACTTTATTATTCGCATGGGAAAAAAACTTAAAACGCTTGAAAACTTTGGTGGTTACAGAAGCGGAATTGTGGTTTAATGTGTTTGATACGGCTCAAAAATTAGGGGCAAAAACCATGCTCATTAACGCTCGCATCAGCGTCCGCTCTTACCCCAAGTACCAGCGTTTTTCTTTCTTTTATGCACTTTTATTCAAACGCATTGATTTGATTTTAGCGCAAAGCAAGGAGGATCAAAAGCGCTTGTTGAATCTAGGGGCTAAAAAAGTGGTGGATTTTTTGAATATCAAGCGTTTTTCAAAGCCTGTGATCACTTCGTTTTACCCTAAAAACCCAAGCGCTTTAAACATTGTTTTAGCCAGCACGCATGAGGGCGAGGAGGAATTAGGGTTAAAAGCGTTTTTGGAGTTCAAAAAGACGCATAAAAACGCAAGGCTCTTTATCGTGCCGCGCCACCCCGAGCGTTTTAAAAGCGTGCAAAATTTGTTGCAAGATATTTTAAAAACGACGCCTTTTAGTTGGGAGTGTTTTTCTTCAAAGGGTTTTGTGGAATGCGATATTTTGTTAGTGGATAGCTTGGGGGAATTGAATAACTTCTATGCGATCGCTGATATTGTCATTTTAGGGGGTTCGTTTGTCAAAATGGGGGGGCATAACCCTTTAGAGCCGGCGTTTTTTAATACGCGCCTAATCACAGGGGAGCATCTTTTCAACCAAGTAGCGTTGTTTGAGTTAGTCAAGCCTTATAAAATCGTTCCAAAAGAGGATCTGTTAGGCGCTCTTTTAGATTACAAAAATTTAGGCGTGGCGCGTTTTTTAGAAAACGGGCATGATCTAAACGAATTACTCGCTTTCATCAAACATTAA
- the glyQ gene encoding glycine--tRNA ligase subunit alpha, protein MQDFSSLLLKLQEYWKDQGCLVIQPYDIPAGAGTFHPATLLRSLDKKPWNVAYVAPSRRPTDGRYGENPNRLGSYYQFQVVIKPSPSNIQELYLKSLEVLGINLNEHDIRFVEDNWESPTLGAWGLGWEVWLDGMEVTQFTYFQQVGGIACGPIPVEITYGLERLAMYVQKVENILEIEWAKKDNDSVRYAQVHLESEYEFSKYHFEIASVTRLLEMFKNAQAEALHCLKNKLPLPAYDFVMLCSHFFNILDARKAISVAERQNYILQIRDLAKGCALLYKEQEEEREERLKNALTKA, encoded by the coding sequence ATGCAAGATTTTTCAAGTTTATTATTAAAATTACAAGAGTATTGGAAAGATCAAGGCTGTTTGGTGATCCAGCCTTATGATATTCCTGCAGGAGCGGGGACATTCCATCCGGCCACGCTTTTAAGGAGTTTGGATAAAAAGCCGTGGAATGTGGCGTATGTCGCGCCCTCTAGAAGGCCTACTGATGGGCGCTATGGGGAGAATCCTAACCGCTTGGGGAGTTATTACCAATTCCAAGTCGTCATCAAGCCCAGCCCTTCTAATATCCAGGAACTCTATTTAAAAAGCTTGGAAGTGTTGGGGATAAACCTTAATGAGCATGATATACGATTTGTAGAAGACAATTGGGAGAGTCCGACTTTGGGGGCATGGGGGCTTGGCTGGGAAGTGTGGCTTGATGGCATGGAGGTTACGCAATTCACTTATTTCCAGCAAGTGGGGGGCATTGCTTGTGGCCCTATCCCGGTGGAGATCACTTACGGCTTAGAAAGATTGGCGATGTATGTGCAAAAAGTGGAAAATATCCTAGAGATTGAATGGGCTAAAAAGGATAATGACAGCGTGCGTTATGCGCAAGTGCATTTAGAAAGCGAATACGAATTCAGCAAGTATCATTTTGAAATAGCGAGCGTAACAAGGCTGTTAGAAATGTTTAAAAACGCTCAAGCCGAAGCCTTGCATTGCTTAAAAAACAAGCTCCCCTTGCCGGCTTATGATTTTGTGATGCTATGCTCGCATTTTTTCAATATTTTAGACGCTAGAAAAGCGATTTCGGTGGCTGAAAGGCAAAATTATATTTTACAAATCAGGGATTTAGCCAAAGGGTGCGCGCTTCTTTACAAAGAGCAAGAAGAAGAAAGAGAAGAGCGTTTAAAAAACGCTTTAACAAAGGCTTAA